The window CGTGTCCGCCGCCACTCTTGAGGCGAAGGGTGTCAAAGGGGATGTCCAGTTCGTCGTGCACGACGATGAGCCGCTCGGCGGGGATCTTGTAGAAGCGCATGAGCGCAGCGACGGGTCCGCCCGAGAGATTCATAAAGCTGTTGGGTTTGGCCAGGACGAGGCGAGGTCCCTCTAGCCCCGTTCGGCCCTCCGCGACCATCGAGTTCGTCTTATGAGAGCGAAAAGGGGCAGATGCGCGGTCCGCAAGTTCTGCGAGAACCATCTGCCCCACATTGTGCCGGTTTCCGGCGTACTCGGCCCCGGGGTTGCCCAGACCGACGACAAGCCACTGGGCGGCCGATTCCTCAGAATCGGCGCCCAGTGGCTTTATCTTCGAAAAGAAGCTTGCTATGTCAGCAGCCTTACTCAGCGGCCTCGGCGGGAGCCTCGGCAGCAGCCTCGGTCTCCTCAGCAGCCGACGGTGCCACGACGCTCACGATGAGGGTCTCGGGGTCGGCGATCAGAGTGACGCCCTTGGGCAGCTCGATCTCGGACGCGAGGATGTGAGTAACAGGCTCGACACCCTCCACGCTGATCGTGAGAGCCTCGGGGATGGAGGTTGCGGGAGCCTCAACGAGAAGCGAGTGAGCGTCCTGCTCGACTGAGGCACCGGGAGCGGCCTCGCCGACAACGTGCACGGGAACGTCAACCTGAACCTTCTCGCCCTTGCGGATCACAACGAGGTCGATGTGCTCGATGATCTGACGAACCGGGTCCTTCTGAACATCCTTGACCAGCGCGGTCTGCGACTTGCCGTTGATGTCGAGCTCAAGCATGGCGTTGGCCTTGCGGAGCAGAAGAGCGGTCTCGTGGCCCGGGAGGGCGAGGTGCTGGGGCTCGGTGCCGTGACCGTAAAGCACAGCGGGGATCTTGCCCTCAGCGCGAAGACGGCGAGCGAAGCCCTTGCCGAAGTTCTCGCGCTGTTCTGCGACGATGTTGTTGGACGGCTCGGTGGTGCTGGCGACGGACGGACGTCCTGCGCGGCTGGTCTTCTCACCCATGGTGTTATCTCCTTGTGGCGGGCACGGGGCCCGGTGGTTGTGTGTTCAACTCGAACGCATCGGCAGTTCAAAAGCACTGCAGCGTGAGGAAAGCCCGAAGCCTGCTCGCCGCGTCGATAACGGAGTGCCGTGCGTCTGCTTTCGCACACGCCCGGCGATCCCTCGCCGAAGTTCAGAGGCAAGTCTACCGTAGGAGGGTGCCACCTAGAAACGCCACCGTCCTCGTGCCCACCACCGTCACCGTCGAACTCGACCCGATCGCTGGAATCGACTTCGTCGACTACGACCCCGCAGAGCCCATTCCCGCAGAACACCGCGACGCCATCGGCCTGGTTGCGTGGCGAAATTCCGCCGCACAACTCGCGGAGGCCGCAGCCGTAATGCCGAATCTGCGACTCGTGCAATTGCTCTCAGCGGGGACGGATGTCGCCGACGACGCGGGCTTCGCCCCCTCGGTCACCATCGCATCCGGCCGGGGGCTCCACGACGGGCCCGTCGCCGAGCACACCCTCGCCCTGGTTCTGGCTGCAGCCCGCGGACTGCACGAGACGATGCGTGATCAGGATGCTCGCCGCTGGGTGAACGGCCGCAACTGGCTGACCGCCGAGACAGGCCGCCATGCCTTCACGACCCTGCGCGGCGCACAGGTGGTGATCTGGGGATACGGCAGCATCGCGAGCACCCTCGCTCCCCTGCTTGCTGCGCTCGGCGCCACGGTGATCGGGGTCGCGCGCACGGCACGGACCGATGGCGACGTGCAGATCGTCACTCCCGACCGACTGCCCGGCATCCTGCCCACAACCGACGTGCTGATCGACCTGCTGCCAGCGACGACAGAGACCGACGGCATCATCGGCGCCGACGTGTTTGCGCAGCTGCCGCCGCATGCGTGGCTCGTCAATGTGGGTCGCGGATCGACCGTCGACGAGGATGCCCTGCTCACCGCCCTGCGCTCTGGCCACATTGGCGGGGCGGCGCTCGACGTTTTTCGCACCGAGCCGCTGCCAACAGATTCACCGCTGTGGGCAGAACCGAACGTCATCGTCACGCCGCATGCGGCCGGCGGACGCCCCCTCGGCGCCGCCGACCTCATCCGCCACAATGTCATGGCGATGCTCGCGGGCGACCCCGTGACGAACGCCGTGGAGCGCTAGCTTCTACCAGTCGGACCGGGTAGTTCGCGCAGCATCACAAGGATTCGGGCTGCCACTTCGATGGGCGCGCCGACAGTGCTTACTGTGAAGCCGGTTTCGGTCGAGTCGAGGGGCTCCATCGCGGCAAGCTGCGAGCCGAGGAGCGCGGCTGGCATGAAGTGATCGCTGCGTTGCTCAAGGCGGTGCTGGATTCGCTCCGGCGCTGCCT is drawn from Salinibacterium hongtaonis and contains these coding sequences:
- the pth gene encoding aminoacyl-tRNA hydrolase, with protein sequence MGADSEESAAQWLVVGLGNPGAEYAGNRHNVGQMVLAELADRASAPFRSHKTNSMVAEGRTGLEGPRLVLAKPNSFMNLSGGPVAALMRFYKIPAERLIVVHDELDIPFDTLRLKSGGGHGGHNGLRDIISAIGTPDFIRVRVGVGRPPGRQPAADFVLRDFSSAERTVLPNLLADGADAVEMVAREGLTAAQQRFHSPA
- a CDS encoding 50S ribosomal protein L25/general stress protein Ctc, with amino-acid sequence MGEKTSRAGRPSVASTTEPSNNIVAEQRENFGKGFARRLRAEGKIPAVLYGHGTEPQHLALPGHETALLLRKANAMLELDINGKSQTALVKDVQKDPVRQIIEHIDLVVIRKGEKVQVDVPVHVVGEAAPGASVEQDAHSLLVEAPATSIPEALTISVEGVEPVTHILASEIELPKGVTLIADPETLIVSVVAPSAAEETEAAAEAPAEAAE
- a CDS encoding NAD(P)-dependent oxidoreductase: MPPRNATVLVPTTVTVELDPIAGIDFVDYDPAEPIPAEHRDAIGLVAWRNSAAQLAEAAAVMPNLRLVQLLSAGTDVADDAGFAPSVTIASGRGLHDGPVAEHTLALVLAAARGLHETMRDQDARRWVNGRNWLTAETGRHAFTTLRGAQVVIWGYGSIASTLAPLLAALGATVIGVARTARTDGDVQIVTPDRLPGILPTTDVLIDLLPATTETDGIIGADVFAQLPPHAWLVNVGRGSTVDEDALLTALRSGHIGGAALDVFRTEPLPTDSPLWAEPNVIVTPHAAGGRPLGAADLIRHNVMAMLAGDPVTNAVER